The proteins below are encoded in one region of Methanosarcina barkeri 3:
- a CDS encoding DUF5788 family protein: MIKRDNDTEEADEEYLDYEERNKLLWSLRSDFVWAGKKVPEYVEIDGREYKLRDMVRELSGNESLDKDKTAEIKALIPRLEEKSKADEELLETEELTKAEAEALYEEATGLLLASMELKDKLEGKGGEKSADEFKRMLNTQKVVDEKRFQELIKSLK, encoded by the coding sequence ATGATAAAAAGGGATAATGACACGGAAGAGGCAGACGAAGAATATCTTGATTATGAAGAGCGCAATAAGCTTCTCTGGAGCCTCAGGAGTGATTTTGTCTGGGCAGGAAAGAAAGTTCCTGAATACGTCGAGATTGATGGGCGCGAGTACAAACTCAGGGACATGGTCAGAGAGCTGAGCGGGAATGAATCATTGGATAAGGATAAAACTGCCGAAATAAAGGCTTTAATTCCAAGATTGGAAGAAAAGTCAAAAGCAGACGAAGAACTACTGGAAACCGAAGAACTTACGAAAGCAGAGGCTGAAGCCCTCTATGAGGAGGCAACTGGACTTCTGCTGGCCTCAATGGAATTAAAGGACAAACTTGAGGGAAAAGGTGGGGAAAAAAGCGCCGACGAGTTTAAGCGAATGCTCAATACCCAGAAGGTAGTGGACGAAAAGCGCTTTCAGGAGCTTATCAAAAGTTTAAAGTAA
- the pyrI gene encoding aspartate carbamoyltransferase regulatory subunit, which translates to MKEKRDLKIQAIENGTVIDHIKAGQALNVLRILGISNAFRATISFVMNAPGAAGIKDVVKIEGKELSVEELNRIALISPKATINIIRDFEVVQKNKVVLPSYVEGVVRCINPNCVSNSSEPIKSKFSVLQSEEEGVILRCLYCEHVISENIAENLL; encoded by the coding sequence ATGAAGGAAAAAAGAGACCTGAAAATCCAGGCAATTGAAAATGGAACGGTGATCGACCATATAAAGGCTGGACAGGCCTTGAATGTTCTGCGTATACTTGGGATTTCCAATGCTTTTCGAGCTACTATCAGTTTCGTTATGAATGCACCCGGTGCCGCAGGCATAAAAGACGTTGTGAAGATTGAAGGTAAAGAACTTAGCGTCGAAGAGCTTAACAGGATTGCTCTTATATCTCCGAAAGCTACTATCAATATTATAAGGGATTTTGAAGTAGTTCAGAAAAACAAAGTTGTACTTCCTTCTTATGTTGAAGGCGTTGTACGCTGTATCAATCCAAACTGTGTTTCTAACAGCAGCGAACCTATAAAATCCAAATTTTCCGTGCTCCAGTCCGAAGAAGAAGGGGTAATTCTACGCTGCCTTTACTGCGAGCACGTAATTTCAGAAAATATAGCCGAAAATTTGCTATAA
- the pyrB gene encoding aspartate carbamoyltransferase, with translation MSFKNRNVISMKDFSRKEIDYVLDTAEKLEPVARGEKRSRLLDGKIIALLFFEPSTRTRLSFEAATQRLGGQVLNLGSVEASSVMKGENLADTIRVISNYADLIVLRHPLDGSARMAAEFSSVPIINGGDGSLHHPTQTFLDLYTIRRESHLEGLKIAMAGDLKYGRTVHSLCHALSLYGAEITLVSPPELRMPLEIVRDLQKNNIRIRETDSLENIIGDVEVLYMTRVQRERFPDPEEYEKVKNKLRVTGDLLKNADPSLKILHPLPRVNEISPEVDSTPYACYFEQAFYGVPTRMALLALATGVIE, from the coding sequence ATGTCATTTAAGAACAGAAACGTCATCTCTATGAAAGACTTTTCGCGGAAAGAAATCGATTACGTTCTAGACACGGCAGAAAAGCTTGAACCTGTAGCCAGAGGTGAAAAGAGGTCTCGGTTGCTGGATGGAAAAATAATAGCTCTTCTTTTTTTTGAACCAAGCACAAGGACAAGGCTGTCTTTTGAGGCTGCTACGCAGAGACTTGGGGGACAGGTTCTCAACCTGGGTTCAGTGGAGGCAAGTTCGGTAATGAAAGGTGAAAATCTTGCCGATACTATTCGTGTAATCAGCAACTATGCAGACCTTATAGTGTTGCGTCATCCTCTTGACGGGTCAGCACGAATGGCTGCGGAATTCTCAAGTGTTCCTATAATCAATGGTGGTGACGGCTCTTTACACCACCCTACACAAACTTTCCTTGACCTTTATACTATTCGTAGGGAAAGTCATCTAGAGGGTCTGAAGATCGCTATGGCAGGAGATCTGAAGTATGGAAGAACAGTCCATTCCCTGTGTCATGCTCTATCTCTGTATGGAGCTGAAATAACTTTGGTTTCACCTCCTGAACTCAGGATGCCCCTGGAAATTGTCAGAGATCTTCAAAAGAATAATATCAGAATCAGAGAGACTGATTCTCTGGAAAACATAATTGGGGATGTCGAAGTTCTTTATATGACAAGGGTTCAAAGGGAACGTTTTCCTGATCCTGAGGAGTATGAGAAGGTCAAAAATAAGTTGAGGGTCACAGGTGACCTGCTGAAAAATGCAGATCCTAGCCTTAAGATTCTCCATCCTCTGCCACGGGTCAACGAGATCTCCCCTGAAGTAGATTCAACGCCGTATGCATGTTATTTCGAGCAGGCTTTTTATGGAGTTCCCACGCGGATGGCACTTCTCGCTCTTGCTACGGGAGTGATTGAATGA
- a CDS encoding DUF5788 family protein — MMENNPGTYEKNASGNYITDEERRQLLSALHSRLFWVGQYIPDYVEFEGETYPLHNYVWELIQKDELSETEKFRIEKYIEILSAKEMKDERDLEGKSLTSEESKKLYHETAGLLRAIADLKEIESGTFKQNTKRFQEQFANQRIKDAKLWLEFIKKVSN; from the coding sequence ATGATGGAAAATAACCCTGGAACATATGAGAAGAACGCTTCTGGGAATTATATCACAGATGAGGAACGCAGGCAGTTACTTTCGGCTTTGCATTCTCGCCTGTTCTGGGTTGGTCAATATATCCCGGATTATGTTGAGTTTGAGGGAGAAACTTATCCTCTACACAACTATGTATGGGAATTGATTCAAAAAGATGAACTCAGTGAAACTGAGAAATTCAGGATAGAGAAATACATTGAAATTCTTTCAGCGAAGGAAATGAAGGATGAAAGAGATCTCGAAGGGAAGTCCCTTACTTCGGAAGAATCAAAAAAGCTCTATCATGAGACTGCAGGCTTATTGCGTGCAATAGCAGATCTGAAGGAGATTGAGAGCGGAACTTTCAAACAAAACACAAAGCGCTTTCAGGAACAGTTTGCTAATCAGAGGATTAAAGACGCAAAGCTCTGGCTCGAATTTATCAAAAAAGTATCTAATTAA
- the hxlA gene encoding 3-hexulose-6-phosphate synthase, whose protein sequence is MVPIIQVALDLLELDRAVEIAKEAIKGGADWIEIGTPLIKSEGMDAIRTMRKAFPDRTILADMKTVDTGAIEVEMAAKAGADVVIVLGSADDSTLLDALRSAHKYGVRLMADLISAPDPVKRVIELEALGVDYVNVHIGIDQQMMGKDPISLLREISQRVNVQLAVAGGLDASSAVQAVKAGAKIVIVGGNITHSDNVTEAARKIRQSVDSPDAVEVRNVGTVDQEIREILKEVSTSNISDAMHRKGAMKGIHPLVRGKMVGTAVTVQTFPGDWAKPVEAIDIAKEGDVLVIYNENKDIACWGGLATWSSLNKGIAGVVIEGAVRDIDEVENLGLPIYTSNTVPNAGDPKGFGEINAEITCGGQTVKPGDYIVGDESGVVVIPAERAYELARRAKEVYKTEKRLFDEIKRGGTLSEIMNLKKWEKH, encoded by the coding sequence ATAGTTCCCATAATTCAGGTTGCACTTGATCTTCTGGAATTGGACCGTGCTGTAGAGATTGCGAAAGAGGCAATAAAAGGGGGTGCGGACTGGATCGAAATTGGAACCCCTCTGATCAAAAGTGAGGGAATGGATGCAATTCGCACCATGAGGAAAGCTTTTCCAGATCGGACCATTCTGGCAGACATGAAAACTGTAGATACAGGCGCTATAGAAGTAGAGATGGCAGCAAAAGCTGGAGCCGACGTCGTTATTGTGCTAGGAAGTGCAGATGATTCTACATTACTTGACGCACTCCGCTCAGCCCACAAATACGGAGTCAGGTTAATGGCAGATCTTATTTCGGCTCCAGATCCTGTAAAAAGAGTGATTGAACTTGAGGCTCTGGGTGTAGACTATGTTAATGTACATATAGGCATAGACCAGCAGATGATGGGAAAAGATCCCATATCACTTCTCAGGGAAATTTCACAGAGAGTTAACGTACAGCTTGCAGTCGCTGGAGGGCTTGATGCAAGTAGTGCAGTACAGGCGGTCAAAGCTGGAGCAAAGATTGTAATTGTCGGAGGAAATATCACCCATTCTGACAACGTAACCGAAGCCGCAAGAAAAATCCGGCAGAGTGTGGACTCCCCCGATGCTGTGGAAGTCCGAAATGTCGGTACTGTAGACCAGGAGATAAGGGAAATTCTTAAGGAAGTATCCACTTCAAACATTTCTGATGCCATGCACCGGAAAGGCGCAATGAAAGGAATTCACCCTCTGGTAAGAGGAAAAATGGTAGGAACTGCAGTTACCGTGCAGACTTTTCCTGGAGATTGGGCAAAGCCCGTAGAAGCAATTGATATTGCAAAAGAAGGAGATGTACTCGTTATTTATAATGAAAATAAGGATATTGCCTGCTGGGGAGGACTTGCAACCTGGAGCTCCTTAAACAAGGGAATTGCAGGCGTGGTAATAGAGGGTGCTGTCAGGGATATTGACGAAGTCGAAAACCTGGGACTTCCGATTTATACGAGTAATACAGTACCTAACGCCGGAGATCCTAAAGGTTTTGGAGAAATCAATGCTGAGATTACCTGCGGTGGCCAGACCGTGAAGCCAGGAGATTATATAGTGGGTGATGAAAGTGGTGTTGTGGTAATTCCAGCGGAAAGGGCATACGAGCTGGCAAGAAGAGCAAAAGAGGTTTATAAAACCGAAAAAAGACTTTTCGATGAAATCAAGAGAGGCGGGACGCTGTCTGAGATTATGAATCTGAAGAAATGGGAAAAACATTGA
- the recQ gene encoding DNA helicase RecQ: protein MSTEYDFLRASKRELEPVPSLSARMYSALHHYFGYTSFRPLQEEIIRDVLERKDVFVLMPTGGGKSICYQLPALLMEGVTIVVSPLISLMKDQVDGLEANGIAAACMNSTQSARENRDVKTAFLENRLKILYIAPERLMMPGTFAFLKKGKVSLFAIDEAHCISEWGHDFRPEYRKLKLLRDPKTGFPDIPVIALTATATERVREDIVSQLNLRLPPEKGPYVASFNRKNLYYEVRPKKETFSEITDYLRRHRGEAGIIYCQSRNSVEALTKKLNLAGFRALPYHAGLSDTERNRNQEMFIKDDMDIIVATIAFGMGIDKSNVRFVIHYDLPRNLESYYQETGRGGRDGSPCECILFFSRGDRFKIEYFISQKTNEKEKDISLVQLRQMVAYCEGNKCRRQTLMEYFGEELSEPCGNCDCCLTPKDTFDGTEAAKKLITCVQELNQRFGTNYVVDVLTGSKNKKIRQNHHERLKSHSSGLEFTKEQWRSLASEMINTGLLDVSGTKYPVLKLNAMSRKILKGLEQIELVCPEGFAPESEESFVPSTVIDKECKKTDDPGLPEEESFPEKFSVASDILKASEARKSIISGKDPDPILFERLKALRKGIALQKNLPPYIIFSDTSLKEMATKFPHTSEEFHSITGVGEHKLRKYGEVFLKEIENYCRDYNLVPAEKFAEKSAEKPTKLKIACKNPEKSVEKPEKLKIVCEDPEQEEISSKEIALNDENPKAEIETFGAVMQDPEPDKINSLEVCKLPIKKSRYLDTSIQDWSEQNSSADDFREIDSIETSSELGIVSTASADSSISVSSEKDSLQRTFSLFTKGFGIDEIADIQGMSIRSIFRQLEQLTLSGDIRGIGGLLPPKKQKQIKSALESLEAELDSLLRARLGENCQEEEMKFFKALLMSRICFSQSEDGE from the coding sequence ATGAGCACTGAGTATGACTTCTTGAGGGCGAGTAAACGTGAGCTTGAGCCCGTGCCTTCTCTGTCTGCCAGAATGTACTCAGCTCTACACCATTATTTCGGATACACATCCTTTCGTCCGTTGCAGGAGGAAATCATAAGGGATGTTCTTGAAAGAAAAGATGTTTTCGTGCTCATGCCTACCGGCGGGGGCAAATCGATATGTTACCAGCTGCCTGCCCTTCTCATGGAAGGGGTTACAATTGTTGTTTCCCCACTGATTTCCTTGATGAAAGACCAGGTTGACGGGCTTGAAGCAAACGGTATTGCCGCAGCCTGCATGAACAGTACCCAGAGTGCAAGAGAAAACCGAGATGTGAAGACAGCTTTTCTTGAAAATCGGTTAAAAATCCTTTACATAGCTCCAGAAAGACTCATGATGCCAGGAACTTTTGCCTTTTTAAAGAAAGGGAAGGTCAGCCTCTTTGCAATTGATGAAGCACACTGTATTTCCGAGTGGGGACATGATTTCCGGCCTGAGTACAGGAAATTGAAACTTTTAAGAGACCCTAAAACAGGTTTTCCTGACATCCCAGTTATTGCGCTTACGGCAACAGCCACAGAAAGGGTTCGAGAAGATATCGTATCACAACTCAATCTTCGCCTTCCTCCGGAAAAAGGTCCGTACGTAGCCAGTTTTAACCGGAAAAACCTTTACTATGAAGTCAGGCCGAAAAAGGAAACTTTTTCCGAGATTACTGACTATCTGCGCAGGCATAGAGGTGAAGCTGGTATCATCTACTGCCAGAGCCGAAACAGTGTCGAGGCTCTTACAAAAAAACTGAACCTTGCAGGTTTCAGGGCCCTTCCATACCATGCAGGACTTTCGGATACCGAAAGAAACCGAAATCAGGAGATGTTCATTAAAGATGACATGGACATCATAGTAGCTACAATTGCTTTTGGAATGGGAATTGATAAGTCCAATGTACGTTTTGTAATCCACTATGACCTTCCCAGAAATCTTGAGAGCTACTATCAGGAAACCGGTAGAGGAGGAAGGGATGGAAGCCCGTGCGAATGTATCCTTTTTTTCAGCAGAGGGGACCGTTTCAAGATTGAATACTTTATTTCACAAAAGACAAACGAAAAGGAAAAGGATATTTCTCTAGTGCAGTTAAGACAGATGGTAGCTTATTGTGAGGGGAATAAATGCAGGCGTCAGACCTTGATGGAGTACTTTGGGGAAGAACTTTCAGAGCCCTGCGGGAACTGTGACTGCTGCCTTACTCCTAAAGATACCTTTGACGGAACGGAAGCTGCAAAAAAACTGATAACCTGCGTCCAGGAACTGAACCAGCGCTTTGGCACTAACTATGTTGTCGATGTCCTCACAGGCTCAAAAAATAAAAAGATTCGGCAAAATCATCACGAAAGGTTGAAAAGTCATAGCAGTGGCCTGGAGTTCACAAAAGAACAATGGAGATCGTTAGCTTCCGAAATGATAAACACCGGTCTTCTGGACGTAAGTGGGACAAAGTATCCTGTATTGAAACTTAATGCCATGAGTAGAAAAATACTGAAAGGGCTGGAACAAATAGAGCTTGTCTGCCCTGAAGGTTTTGCTCCTGAGTCTGAAGAAAGTTTTGTGCCCTCTACAGTGATAGATAAAGAATGCAAAAAAACCGATGATCCGGGTTTACCTGAAGAAGAGTCTTTTCCAGAAAAATTTTCAGTTGCTTCTGACATTCTGAAAGCGTCAGAGGCGAGAAAATCTATAATATCCGGAAAAGATCCCGATCCTATCCTTTTTGAAAGGTTAAAAGCTCTAAGAAAGGGAATTGCTTTACAGAAAAATCTTCCTCCTTACATTATTTTCTCTGACACTTCCCTTAAGGAAATGGCTACAAAATTTCCTCACACTTCTGAAGAGTTTCATTCCATTACAGGAGTTGGAGAACATAAATTAAGAAAATACGGAGAGGTTTTTCTCAAGGAAATCGAAAACTACTGCAGAGATTACAATTTAGTACCTGCTGAGAAATTTGCTGAAAAATCTGCTGAAAAGCCTACAAAATTAAAGATTGCTTGTAAAAATCCTGAAAAATCTGTTGAGAAACCTGAAAAATTAAAGATTGTCTGTGAGGATCCTGAACAAGAGGAAATAAGCTCAAAAGAAATTGCTCTAAATGATGAAAATCCCAAAGCTGAGATCGAGACGTTCGGAGCTGTAATGCAAGATCCCGAACCTGATAAAATCAACAGTTTAGAAGTTTGCAAATTACCGATCAAAAAGAGCAGGTATCTGGATACGAGTATTCAGGATTGGTCAGAGCAAAATTCTTCGGCAGACGACTTCAGGGAAATAGATTCGATAGAGACGTCATCTGAGTTAGGAATTGTAAGTACCGCCAGCGCAGATTCTTCTATCTCCGTTTCTTCTGAAAAGGATTCTCTACAAAGAACTTTCTCACTTTTTACGAAAGGATTTGGAATCGATGAGATTGCTGACATCCAGGGTATGAGTATTAGAAGTATTTTCAGGCAACTTGAACAGCTCACTCTTTCTGGAGATATTAGGGGTATTGGAGGACTCTTACCACCCAAAAAACAAAAGCAGATAAAATCTGCCCTGGAAAGCTTGGAAGCTGAACTGGATTCCCTGCTTCGGGCAAGGTTGGGTGAGAACTGCCAGGAAGAAGAAATGAAATTTTTCAAGGCTCTTCTTATGTCAAGGATTTGTTTTTCTCAGTCTGAAGACGGCGAATAA
- a CDS encoding ABC transporter ATP-binding protein, which produces MLKVDNLSFGYNRVPLFKDISFRVEKGSLCGLFGPNGSGKTTLFKCCMGFLKYNSGSVSIDGCNVKRKKIEELAKLVAYVPQEHKPPFPYLVKEVVLMGRTPHMGGIFGISEDDKSKVKEAMEALEISHLADKPYNQLSGGQRQLVLIARAMAQETPLMLLDEPTSALDFCNQIRIWNILKKISTKGTTILACSHDPNHISWFCDDVIVMYRGSLVAKGNPKNVVSEQLLSTIFNDICSVGYMDRLMMVYPKNIPVGCPVVATNNGSS; this is translated from the coding sequence ATGTTAAAAGTAGATAACCTGAGCTTTGGGTATAATAGAGTACCCTTATTCAAAGATATTTCATTCAGGGTAGAGAAAGGTTCTTTATGCGGACTTTTCGGGCCAAATGGTTCCGGGAAAACGACCCTGTTCAAATGTTGTATGGGTTTTCTTAAGTACAACAGCGGTAGTGTATCCATCGATGGGTGTAATGTTAAGAGAAAAAAGATCGAGGAGCTGGCAAAACTTGTCGCTTACGTGCCCCAGGAACACAAGCCTCCTTTTCCGTACCTTGTCAAGGAAGTCGTGCTGATGGGCCGGACTCCTCACATGGGTGGTATCTTCGGCATTTCCGAAGACGATAAGAGTAAGGTCAAGGAAGCCATGGAGGCACTTGAGATATCCCATCTCGCCGACAAACCTTACAACCAGCTCAGCGGCGGTCAACGCCAGCTTGTGCTCATCGCAAGGGCTATGGCACAGGAAACGCCGCTGATGCTACTGGATGAGCCTACATCCGCTCTGGACTTTTGCAATCAGATAAGAATATGGAATATTCTAAAAAAGATCTCCACGAAAGGGACAACCATACTGGCCTGTAGCCATGACCCAAACCACATTTCATGGTTCTGTGACGATGTTATTGTCATGTATCGGGGAAGTCTGGTTGCAAAGGGGAACCCAAAAAATGTAGTATCCGAGCAATTACTCAGCACTATATTTAATGATATTTGCAGTGTAGGCTATATGGACCGTCTAATGATGGTGTATCCGAAAAATATTCCGGTAGGGTGTCCAGTAGTTGCAACAAACAATGGCTCGTCATAG
- a CDS encoding iron ABC transporter permease, which yields MEEVSTEVKISTHTTLDFFEGRKLCIMFFLAVVMVAGGMVTICLGTYQISIVEVYSIIATHLFSPDIVDSLDKLKNTIVWNIRFPRVIMAITVGIGLSVAGAIYQGCFRNPLVEPYILGVSSGAAFGAALGIVYPHIFFSIQLGAFLFALLSVFLAYTLARSRGQTPVVTLVLAGIIIGSIFSAFVSIMKYLSNDTQLREIVFWMMGGFYYTQWDDVRLTVPVVLISVAIMWFFGWKLNVLSMGDEEARALGVNPEIFKFIFIVLATLVTAVCVSSVGIVAWVGLMMPHAARLIQGPDNRFVIPTAALMGGVYIIFCDTLARTLTSAEIPIGIVTAIVGAPYLLYLLRSKEKEIFG from the coding sequence ATGGAAGAAGTATCAACTGAAGTGAAAATATCGACTCATACTACCCTCGATTTTTTTGAAGGAAGAAAGCTGTGTATAATGTTCTTTCTCGCTGTTGTTATGGTGGCAGGCGGGATGGTCACAATTTGTCTGGGAACCTATCAGATTTCTATAGTGGAAGTATATTCTATCATTGCCACTCATCTATTCTCACCTGATATTGTTGATTCCCTGGATAAGCTGAAAAATACGATTGTCTGGAACATCCGCTTCCCGAGGGTTATTATGGCTATAACCGTAGGTATTGGACTCTCTGTGGCAGGGGCAATTTATCAGGGATGTTTTCGCAACCCTCTTGTAGAACCGTACATTCTTGGAGTATCTTCAGGTGCAGCATTCGGTGCAGCTTTGGGGATTGTCTATCCTCATATCTTTTTTTCTATACAGCTTGGCGCTTTCTTGTTTGCTTTGCTTTCTGTATTCCTTGCGTACACGCTGGCAAGGAGCAGGGGACAGACGCCCGTGGTCACGCTGGTACTTGCCGGTATCATAATAGGTTCGATATTTTCTGCGTTTGTTTCCATCATGAAATACCTTTCAAATGATACGCAACTGAGGGAAATTGTCTTCTGGATGATGGGTGGCTTCTACTACACTCAATGGGATGACGTAAGGTTGACTGTGCCTGTGGTGTTAATATCCGTAGCTATTATGTGGTTCTTCGGGTGGAAGCTGAATGTCCTTTCCATGGGTGACGAGGAAGCCCGTGCACTGGGTGTGAATCCGGAAATTTTCAAGTTTATTTTCATCGTCCTGGCCACACTTGTGACTGCAGTCTGCGTATCTTCGGTAGGGATTGTCGCATGGGTTGGCCTGATGATGCCACACGCGGCTCGCCTAATTCAGGGGCCGGATAACCGTTTTGTCATTCCCACAGCAGCGTTGATGGGCGGTGTTTACATTATCTTTTGTGATACACTTGCGCGTACTCTAACCTCGGCAGAAATTCCTATAGGAATCGTCACGGCTATTGTGGGTGCACCTTACCTCTTGTATCTTCTCCGTAGTAAAGAAAAGGAGATCTTTGGGTGA
- a CDS encoding iron ABC transporter substrate-binding protein gives MNGKPNNNRIGKLSSYFNSKKGFVLCVFIILFIVSIEGCSEQTGQVTTAATNSSTATSDSDEQYRYVTDMRGVQVKVPKDIQRIATIDDGFVEGVLTNLSEIDKIVSVGSIGLGSSSFKQSNITLNSGTNYTFSGGSNTICVVSPWLSNVSCTESSSGMTIINYEKLASANPNVLIIRVGDCSMGANDIENNNKKISTIESLGIPVIVLYSPNNYNNSGLETMRDEMRIIGQLFDKEEEAMVLADYLNNTEKMIVDRTRDIPEDEKVTALYLGLSSKARQSGGAGYVSGIDTPESYILETVADGKNAYQDTGSGKLLNAEQVLALDPDVIFLPTYSGYHPPIELQDSIYYQNMQELKAVKNKRIYSMPYTPRNCDRRLEYPLDLLIVAKGCYPDRFQDIKVSDFALKLYQDIYGVDLATAEKIRSAQYLDWTVESDF, from the coding sequence ATGAACGGTAAGCCTAATAATAATAGAATTGGCAAGCTTTCAAGTTATTTTAATTCTAAAAAGGGCTTTGTTTTGTGTGTATTCATTATTCTCTTTATTGTATCGATAGAAGGATGCAGTGAACAAACAGGCCAGGTTACTACAGCTGCCACAAACTCATCGACGGCAACATCAGATTCTGATGAACAGTACAGATATGTAACGGATATGCGTGGAGTACAGGTAAAAGTTCCGAAGGATATCCAGCGTATTGCTACAATCGACGACGGGTTCGTTGAAGGCGTCCTGACGAATCTTAGTGAAATTGATAAAATAGTCTCAGTCGGTTCAATTGGGCTGGGTTCCAGTTCATTTAAACAGTCAAATATTACTCTTAATTCCGGTACAAATTACACTTTTAGCGGTGGGTCAAACACAATTTGCGTTGTTAGTCCATGGCTATCTAATGTATCCTGTACGGAGTCTTCGTCAGGCATGACCATCATTAATTACGAAAAACTGGCTAGTGCGAACCCTAATGTACTAATTATAAGGGTCGGTGACTGCTCTATGGGTGCCAACGATATTGAAAATAACAATAAAAAGATATCAACAATCGAGTCTCTGGGCATACCCGTAATCGTGCTCTATTCACCGAACAACTACAATAATTCCGGCCTGGAAACTATGCGCGATGAGATGCGCATAATCGGACAGTTATTCGATAAGGAGGAAGAAGCAATGGTTCTGGCAGACTACCTGAATAACACGGAAAAGATGATTGTGGACAGGACCAGAGATATTCCTGAGGACGAAAAGGTCACAGCTCTGTATCTCGGGCTCTCTTCCAAGGCCAGACAAAGTGGTGGTGCAGGGTATGTAAGCGGAATTGACACTCCGGAATCGTACATTCTTGAGACTGTTGCTGATGGTAAGAATGCTTACCAAGACACCGGTTCGGGAAAGCTACTCAATGCCGAACAGGTACTGGCATTAGATCCAGATGTGATTTTTTTGCCCACATATTCTGGGTATCATCCGCCTATCGAACTTCAGGATTCAATATATTACCAGAATATGCAGGAACTCAAGGCCGTGAAAAACAAGCGTATCTATTCCATGCCTTACACGCCGAGAAACTGTGACCGTCGTTTAGAGTATCCTCTGGATTTGCTGATTGTCGCTAAGGGTTGCTATCCTGATCGTTTCCAGGATATCAAGGTCAGTGATTTTGCGTTGAAACTGTACCAGGACATATACGGAGTGGATCTTGCAACAGCAGAAAAAATCAGATCGGCTCAGTACCTTGACTGGACAGTAGAGTCTGATTTCTAG